From a region of the Enterobacter sp. JBIWA008 genome:
- the potD gene encoding spermidine/putrescine ABC transporter substrate-binding protein PotD — translation MKKMLAAAALALGMGAAHADDSKTLYFYNWTEYVPPGLLEQFTKETGIKVIYSTYESNETMYAKLKTYKDGAYDLVVPSTYFVDKMRKEGMIQKIDKTRLTHFSNLDPEMLNKPFDPNNDYSIPYIWGATAIGVNSDAVDPKTVTSWADLWKPEYKSSLLLTDDAREVFQVALRKLGYSGNTTDPKEIEAAYTELKKLMPNVAAFNSDNPANPYMEGEVNLGMVWNGSAYVARQAGTPLEVVWPKEGGIFWMDSLAIPANAKNVEGAHKLINFLLRPDVAKQVAETIGYPTPNLAARKLLKPEVANDKSLYPDAETISKGEWQNDVGDASRLYEEYYQKLKAGR, via the coding sequence ATGAAAAAAATGCTCGCCGCTGCGGCACTGGCGCTTGGCATGGGTGCCGCGCACGCTGATGACAGCAAAACGCTCTACTTCTACAACTGGACCGAATACGTGCCACCGGGCCTGCTGGAACAGTTCACGAAGGAGACGGGTATCAAGGTTATCTACTCGACCTACGAGTCGAATGAAACCATGTACGCCAAGCTCAAAACCTACAAAGACGGCGCGTACGATCTGGTCGTGCCCTCGACCTACTTTGTCGACAAAATGCGCAAAGAGGGCATGATCCAGAAGATCGACAAAACCAGGCTAACCCATTTTTCAAACCTCGATCCGGAGATGCTTAACAAGCCGTTCGACCCGAATAACGATTACTCGATTCCTTACATCTGGGGCGCGACGGCGATTGGCGTGAACAGCGATGCCGTCGATCCGAAAACGGTGACAAGCTGGGCCGATCTGTGGAAACCGGAATATAAAAGCAGCCTGCTGTTAACCGACGATGCACGTGAAGTGTTCCAGGTCGCGCTGCGCAAGCTGGGCTACTCAGGCAACACGACGGATCCCAAAGAGATTGAAGCGGCGTATACCGAGCTGAAAAAGCTGATGCCTAACGTGGCGGCGTTCAACTCTGATAACCCGGCAAACCCGTATATGGAAGGTGAAGTAAATCTGGGGATGGTGTGGAACGGATCTGCGTATGTTGCCCGCCAGGCCGGTACGCCGCTTGAGGTGGTCTGGCCGAAAGAAGGCGGGATATTCTGGATGGACAGCCTTGCGATCCCCGCCAACGCGAAAAACGTTGAAGGGGCGCATAAGTTAATTAACTTCCTGCTGCGCCCGGACGTGGCGAAACAGGTTGCCGAGACGATTGGCTACCCGACGCCAAACCTCGCGGCGCGCAAGCTGCTGAAGCCTGAAGTGGCTAACGATAAATCGCTCTACCCGGATGCCGAAACCATCAGCAAAGGTGAATGGCAGAACGATGTCGGTGACGCCAGCCGCCTCTACGAAGAGTATTACCAGAAATTAAAAGCGGGCCGCTAA
- the potC gene encoding spermidine/putrescine ABC transporter permease PotC, translating into MIGRLLRGGFMTAIYAYLYIPIIILIVNSFNSSRFGINWQGFTTNWYSLLMNNDSLLQAAQHSLTMAIFSATFATLIGSLTAVALYRYRFRGKPFVSGMLFVVMMSPDIVMAISLLVLFMLLGVQLGFWSLLFSHITFCLPFVVVTVYARLKGFDVRMLEAAKDLGASEMTILRKIILPLAMPAVAAGWLLSFTLSMDDVVVSSFVTGPSYEILPLKIYSMVKVGVSPEVNALATILLVFSLVLVVTSQLIARDKTKSQGTMK; encoded by the coding sequence ATGATCGGTCGACTGCTTCGCGGCGGTTTTATGACCGCCATTTACGCTTACCTTTATATCCCGATTATCATTTTGATCGTGAACTCGTTTAACAGCTCGCGCTTTGGGATCAACTGGCAGGGCTTTACCACCAACTGGTACAGCCTGCTGATGAACAATGACAGCCTGCTGCAGGCCGCTCAGCACTCGCTGACGATGGCGATTTTCTCTGCCACCTTCGCGACGCTGATTGGCTCCCTTACCGCCGTGGCGCTGTACCGCTACCGCTTTCGCGGTAAGCCGTTCGTCAGCGGCATGCTGTTCGTGGTGATGATGTCACCGGACATCGTGATGGCAATTTCGCTGCTGGTGCTGTTTATGCTGCTGGGCGTGCAGCTGGGCTTCTGGTCGCTGCTGTTCTCACATATCACCTTCTGCCTGCCGTTTGTGGTGGTGACCGTCTACGCGCGCCTGAAAGGATTCGACGTGCGCATGCTGGAGGCGGCGAAAGATCTGGGTGCCAGCGAGATGACGATTCTGCGTAAAATCATCCTGCCGCTGGCGATGCCTGCCGTGGCGGCCGGGTGGCTGCTTAGCTTCACCCTGTCGATGGATGACGTGGTGGTCTCCTCCTTCGTGACGGGCCCGAGCTATGAAATTCTGCCGTTGAAGATCTATTCAATGGTGAAAGTCGGCGTCTCGCCCGAGGTGAACGCGCTGGCGACCATACTGCTGGTGTTTTCGCTGGTGCTGGTGGTTACCAGCCAGCTTATTGCTCGTGATAAAACAAAATCTCAGGGGACAATGAAATGA
- the potB gene encoding spermidine/putrescine ABC transporter permease PotB: MKNTSKFQNVVIATIVGWLVLFVFLPNLMIVATSFLTRDDTNFVKLVFTLDNYARLLDPLYFDVLLHSLNMALIATLACLVLGYPFAWFLAGLPQKVRPLLLFLLIVPFWTNSLIRIYGLKIFLSTKGYLNEFLLWLGVIDTPIRIMFTPSAVIVGLVYILLPFMVMPLYSSIEKLDKPLLEAAKDLGANKLQTFIRIIIPLTMPGIIAGCLLVMLPAMGLFYVSDLMGGAKNLLIGNVIKSQFLNIRDWPFGSATSITLTVVMGLMLLVYWRASRLLNKKVELE, from the coding sequence ATGAAGAACACAAGTAAATTCCAGAATGTGGTGATCGCCACGATCGTCGGTTGGCTTGTGCTGTTTGTCTTTTTACCCAACCTGATGATCGTTGCCACCAGCTTCCTGACCCGCGACGATACAAACTTCGTTAAGCTGGTCTTTACGCTGGACAACTACGCGCGCCTGCTCGATCCGCTCTATTTTGACGTGCTGCTGCACTCGCTCAATATGGCGCTGATTGCCACTCTAGCCTGTCTGGTGCTGGGTTATCCTTTCGCATGGTTCCTCGCGGGCCTGCCGCAAAAGGTGCGTCCGCTGCTGCTGTTTTTACTGATTGTACCGTTCTGGACCAACTCGTTGATCCGCATTTACGGGCTGAAAATCTTCCTCAGCACTAAAGGCTATCTCAACGAGTTTCTGCTGTGGCTGGGGGTGATTGATACGCCGATCCGCATCATGTTTACCCCGAGCGCGGTGATTGTCGGCCTGGTCTATATCCTGCTGCCGTTTATGGTGATGCCGCTCTACTCCAGCATCGAGAAGCTGGATAAACCGCTGCTGGAGGCGGCAAAAGATCTGGGAGCTAACAAGCTGCAGACCTTCATCCGCATTATTATCCCGCTGACCATGCCCGGCATTATTGCGGGCTGTCTGCTGGTAATGCTTCCGGCGATGGGCTTGTTCTACGTGTCGGATCTGATGGGCGGGGCGAAAAACCTGCTGATTGGTAACGTCATTAAAAGCCAGTTCCTGAACATTCGCGACTGGCCGTTCGGTTCGGCCACCAGCATTACGCTGACGGTCGTGATGGGCCTGATGCTGCTGGTCTACTGGCGAGCCTCTCGCCTGCTGAATAAGAAGGTGGAACTCGAATGA
- the potA gene encoding spermidine/putrescine ABC transporter ATP-binding protein PotA, whose protein sequence is MRRLYGTAQKLNTQSRSRSPLVQLERIRKSFDGKDVISDLNLTINDGEFLTLLGPSGCGKTTVLRLIAGLESVDNGQIHLENQDITRVPAEDRHVNTVFQSYSLFPHMTVFENVAFGLRMQKTPASEIEPRVTDALRMVQLETFAQRKPHQLSGGQQQRVAIARAVVNKPRLLLLDESLSALDYKLRKQMQNELKALQRKLGITFVFVTHDQEEALTMSDRIVVMRDGKIEQDGTPREIYEEPKNLFVASFIGEINIFDATVIERLDDQRVRASVEGRECNITVNFPVEKGQKLNVLLRPEDLRVDEIHGNTEAEGLIGYIRERNYKGMTLESVVELENGKMVMVSEFFNEDDPDFDHSLDQKMVINWVESWEVVLADEEHK, encoded by the coding sequence CTGAGGCGTCTATATGGGACAGCGCAAAAATTGAATACACAATCCCGTTCACGTTCGCCGCTGGTGCAACTGGAACGAATTCGTAAAAGTTTTGATGGTAAAGACGTTATTTCCGACCTCAACCTCACCATCAATGACGGTGAATTTCTTACGCTGCTTGGCCCCTCTGGCTGCGGCAAAACAACCGTACTGCGCCTTATCGCGGGGCTGGAAAGCGTCGATAACGGTCAAATCCATCTTGAAAACCAGGACATTACCCGGGTTCCCGCCGAAGATCGCCACGTCAATACCGTCTTCCAGAGCTATTCCCTTTTCCCACACATGACCGTGTTTGAAAACGTGGCGTTTGGCCTGCGGATGCAAAAAACCCCGGCGAGCGAGATCGAACCGCGCGTCACCGACGCCCTGCGCATGGTGCAGCTTGAGACGTTTGCCCAGCGTAAACCCCATCAGCTTTCCGGCGGCCAGCAGCAGCGCGTGGCCATCGCCCGCGCCGTGGTCAATAAGCCTCGCCTGCTTCTGCTGGATGAATCCCTCTCGGCGCTGGATTACAAGCTGCGCAAGCAGATGCAGAACGAGCTCAAAGCCCTGCAGCGCAAACTGGGCATTACCTTTGTGTTTGTCACCCACGATCAGGAAGAAGCCCTGACCATGTCCGATCGCATCGTGGTAATGCGCGACGGCAAAATCGAGCAGGACGGCACGCCGCGCGAAATCTACGAAGAGCCGAAGAATCTGTTTGTCGCCAGCTTCATTGGCGAGATCAATATCTTCGACGCCACGGTGATTGAGCGTCTGGACGACCAGCGCGTTCGCGCCAGCGTCGAAGGACGCGAGTGCAATATCACGGTGAATTTCCCCGTCGAAAAGGGACAAAAGCTCAACGTTCTGCTGCGCCCGGAAGATCTGCGTGTCGATGAAATTCACGGCAATACAGAGGCTGAGGGGCTTATCGGCTATATCCGCGAACGCAACTACAAAGGGATGACGCTGGAGTCCGTTGTCGAGCTGGAGAACGGCAAGATGGTGATGGTCAGCGAATTCTTTAACGAAGACGACCCTGACTTCGACCACTCTCTCGACCAGAAAATGGTTATCAACTGGGTAGAAAGCTGGGAGGTTGTGCTGGCTGATGAAGAACACAAGTAA